A stretch of Anaerobacillus alkaliphilus DNA encodes these proteins:
- a CDS encoding alpha/beta family hydrolase, translating into MRVSEKTIVIDQKKLTYTHIENNSHIVCYMLSGAGYTYEKPLLYYSTMLLLEKKFDVVHVHYSYEKELFNQPFADISELIYSDVSEVIADVEKQFMYEEIFFLGKSLGTIPIIMKLMNGKSKHVLLTPLLKLDEIHEALLASDHSALLVIGEEDPHFVPTKVEQLRNKANLIVVTVPKANHSLDIQPFKSLESVESLKEIIGNIETFING; encoded by the coding sequence ATGAGAGTCAGTGAGAAAACGATAGTTATTGATCAAAAAAAGCTAACTTATACTCACATTGAAAATAATAGTCATATAGTCTGTTATATGTTATCTGGGGCTGGTTATACATATGAGAAGCCATTACTCTATTATTCGACGATGTTACTTTTAGAAAAGAAGTTTGACGTTGTTCATGTTCATTATTCTTATGAGAAGGAATTGTTTAACCAACCGTTTGCTGATATATCCGAGTTAATCTACAGCGACGTGTCAGAAGTAATTGCTGATGTAGAAAAACAATTTATGTATGAAGAGATATTTTTTTTAGGGAAGTCTTTAGGGACAATACCTATCATTATGAAATTAATGAATGGTAAGTCCAAGCACGTCCTACTAACGCCACTCTTAAAACTTGATGAGATACATGAAGCACTGTTGGCAAGTGATCACTCTGCACTTCTTGTGATTGGTGAAGAGGATCCACATTTTGTTCCCACAAAAGTAGAGCAGCTCCGTAATAAAGCAAATTTAATAGTTGTGACTGTTCCAAAAGCAAACCACTCATTAGATATACAACCTTTTAAGTCACTAGAGTCAGTAGAAAGTCTAAAAGAAATAATTGGAAATATTGAAACGTTCATTAACGGTTAA
- a CDS encoding iron-containing alcohol dehydrogenase yields the protein MKTFATLRMPEIILYGRGSFEVVGKEAAALGKKALIISDRIMNDLGYVRQCKQYLEENDINYAVYLDINSEPTDFYVDESLQMYLQTGCDLIISLGGGSCIDVAKAVAVIVTNGGYIGDYMGGNKLASSKPVPHISIPTTAGTGSEVSDVTVITNTKNDVKMMIKQPAFIPTVAIVDPILTVSSPKAVTAATGVDALSHAIEAYLSKKAHPMTDVLALSAMELIVKNIRNAYNHGEDLDAREAMALGAMQAGIAFSNASVCLVHGMSRPIGALFHVPHGVSNAMLLPAVLEFSQEECVERLAKLGEIFSSEPSLSNTELALLAVKEVKKLCLDLEIPNLHIWGIDEEIFNQVIDKMASDALASGSPDNNPKVPTKEEIIELYKICYNYSNETSNRKGETV from the coding sequence TTGAAAACATTCGCGACGTTACGGATGCCTGAAATCATTTTATATGGAAGAGGGTCTTTTGAAGTAGTTGGAAAGGAAGCGGCTGCTCTTGGAAAGAAAGCTTTGATTATTAGTGATCGCATCATGAATGACCTAGGCTACGTAAGACAATGTAAGCAGTACTTAGAAGAGAATGATATTAACTATGCCGTTTATTTAGACATCAACAGTGAGCCAACAGATTTTTACGTGGATGAGTCGCTACAAATGTACCTACAGACTGGCTGTGACCTAATCATCTCCCTAGGTGGGGGTAGCTGTATTGATGTAGCAAAAGCTGTGGCGGTTATCGTAACAAATGGCGGATATATAGGTGATTATATGGGTGGAAACAAATTAGCTTCGAGCAAACCTGTTCCACATATTTCAATTCCAACCACCGCAGGTACTGGATCGGAAGTATCAGATGTTACTGTCATCACGAATACGAAAAATGATGTGAAAATGATGATTAAGCAACCTGCCTTTATTCCAACTGTGGCCATTGTTGATCCAATTCTTACCGTCTCTTCCCCTAAGGCAGTGACCGCTGCTACAGGTGTTGATGCACTTAGTCACGCAATTGAAGCATATCTTTCAAAAAAAGCTCATCCAATGACAGATGTATTAGCCTTATCGGCGATGGAATTAATCGTTAAAAACATCAGAAATGCTTACAATCATGGTGAAGATTTAGATGCTCGTGAAGCTATGGCATTAGGAGCAATGCAAGCGGGGATTGCCTTTTCAAATGCTTCAGTTTGCCTAGTCCATGGAATGTCTCGTCCAATCGGAGCCTTATTCCATGTTCCACACGGAGTCTCAAATGCGATGCTGTTACCGGCTGTTTTAGAGTTTAGCCAAGAAGAGTGTGTAGAACGACTAGCAAAATTGGGTGAGATTTTCTCGAGTGAACCATCTTTATCAAACACCGAGCTTGCTTTACTTGCAGTTAAAGAAGTAAAAAAGTTATGTTTAGATTTAGAAATTCCTAATCTACATATATGGGGAATCGACGAAGAAATTTTCAACCAAGTTATTGATAAAATGGCCAGTGATGCTTTGGCGAGTGGTAGTCCTGATAATAATCCGAAGGTGCCAACGAAAGAGGAAATCATTGAACTCTATAAAATTTGTTATAACTATAGCAATGAAACTTCTAATAGAAAAGGGGAAACAGTATGA
- a CDS encoding sensor histidine kinase: MDTKWKSRMIALFAAVLFTFGLNGLIVGMNFGSMYSDSSYFQSWEFENEVVEFIDLLYMFEFNHLTKEELETKIAVTQEEINEHRYRYGDLSDQILSIREQYEPRIQQAIGNNDTEILALLTDERDTKIADITNNFISDDHVRAKILAEKERTLDNYFQELNEQRARFGRYTAAFQYYFKDTETGYYYTNVAEAERGLTKNEDVVFFRQYPSANIGYLMPRQHYIYTFDNDLFVTDIELKPRSFEGQLAISKSAPEASFLLNNYYDYKERRKTFIIYVVCSILALVASVFLIRRKKVLRTIPYEKFETHYQKIPVDLRFIMLFITAFSSFATVMDTGRYYMYGNSYLIVKGIINSLVITTPLIILTVIQVMLLLPYMKNWPSLKRDWEKSVSNRSYQLVMDVFRSWRFGIQVLFLLVTFFLFGAGLFVAAINRLVIPYLALSVIIAIPVILVLKRIAYLNQIFTNASELAKGNYEQDLPIKGRSALAQHANHINMLKHGVKLSQREQEKSERLKTELITNVSHDLRTPLTSIITYTELLKSPDLVAADREAYVEIIDRKSKRLKVLIDDLFEASKMASGNIELSKARVDLVQLLQQALAEHNETVNESNLQFRVSMPEKSVYANVDGQKVWRVFDNLIRNILNYTLENTRVYISLECKDDQVEINFKNISQYELGGNVDEMFERFKRGDASRNTDGSGLGLAIAKSIVDLHEGNLTIKVDGDLFTVTVSLRRIDL; encoded by the coding sequence TTGGATACAAAATGGAAAAGTAGAATGATTGCTCTTTTTGCTGCGGTGCTGTTTACTTTTGGACTAAATGGATTAATTGTAGGAATGAACTTTGGCTCCATGTATTCAGACAGTAGCTATTTTCAATCCTGGGAGTTTGAAAATGAAGTGGTAGAATTCATTGATTTGCTTTATATGTTCGAGTTTAACCATTTAACAAAAGAAGAGTTAGAGACGAAAATTGCAGTTACTCAAGAAGAAATCAACGAACATCGTTACCGATACGGTGATTTATCTGACCAAATCCTGAGTATTAGAGAGCAATACGAACCTCGAATTCAACAGGCGATCGGTAATAATGATACGGAAATTTTAGCACTACTAACAGATGAGCGTGATACAAAAATAGCAGACATCACCAACAATTTTATAAGTGATGATCATGTACGCGCGAAGATACTGGCTGAAAAAGAACGAACATTGGATAACTATTTTCAAGAGTTAAATGAACAAAGGGCAAGATTTGGCCGATATACCGCCGCTTTTCAGTATTATTTTAAGGATACAGAAACAGGTTACTACTATACAAATGTTGCCGAAGCTGAACGAGGTTTAACGAAAAATGAGGATGTGGTATTTTTTCGACAATATCCATCAGCCAATATTGGATATCTAATGCCAAGGCAACATTATATTTATACATTTGATAATGATCTTTTCGTAACAGATATTGAGTTAAAACCAAGAAGCTTTGAAGGGCAGTTAGCTATCTCAAAATCTGCACCTGAAGCAAGTTTTCTCTTAAACAATTACTATGATTATAAAGAACGAAGAAAGACATTTATTATCTACGTCGTATGTTCTATTTTAGCACTAGTAGCTAGCGTGTTTCTGATTAGAAGAAAGAAAGTATTACGAACAATACCATATGAAAAATTTGAAACACATTATCAAAAAATTCCGGTGGATTTAAGGTTTATTATGCTTTTCATCACTGCTTTTAGTAGCTTTGCAACGGTCATGGATACTGGACGTTATTATATGTATGGCAACTCGTATTTGATTGTTAAAGGTATTATTAATAGCTTAGTTATTACTACCCCTCTAATTATCTTAACTGTAATTCAAGTCATGTTATTGTTGCCGTATATGAAAAACTGGCCTTCCTTAAAAAGAGATTGGGAGAAGAGTGTTAGTAACCGTTCGTATCAACTGGTCATGGATGTTTTCCGTAGCTGGCGATTTGGGATACAGGTTCTGTTTTTACTAGTAACCTTCTTTTTGTTTGGGGCGGGGCTGTTTGTAGCCGCTATTAATCGATTGGTTATTCCTTATTTAGCCCTCTCTGTAATTATTGCAATTCCTGTTATCTTGGTGCTAAAACGTATCGCTTATCTTAATCAAATTTTTACTAATGCCAGTGAGCTAGCAAAAGGAAACTATGAGCAAGACTTACCTATTAAAGGTAGATCTGCATTGGCTCAGCATGCCAACCATATAAATATGTTAAAACACGGAGTGAAATTATCTCAACGAGAACAAGAAAAAAGTGAGCGACTTAAAACAGAACTGATTACCAACGTAAGTCATGATTTACGTACGCCATTAACATCGATTATAACTTATACTGAATTATTAAAATCGCCAGATCTAGTAGCTGCAGACAGGGAGGCTTATGTAGAGATCATTGATCGAAAGTCTAAACGACTTAAGGTATTAATTGATGACTTATTTGAAGCATCAAAGATGGCAAGTGGAAATATTGAGCTTTCAAAAGCTAGAGTAGATTTAGTACAACTATTACAACAAGCATTAGCCGAACATAACGAGACGGTTAACGAGTCAAACCTTCAATTTAGAGTCTCAATGCCAGAGAAATCCGTTTATGCTAATGTTGACGGACAAAAAGTATGGCGTGTGTTCGATAATTTAATTAGAAACATTTTGAATTACACATTAGAAAACACGAGAGTTTATATCTCACTTGAGTGTAAGGATGACCAAGTAGAGATTAACTTTAAGAATATTAGTCAGTATGAACTTGGTGGAAATGTTGATGAGATGTTTGAACGGTTTAAAAGAGGCGATGCCTCGAGAAATACTGATGGATCAGGACTTGGATTAGCTATTGCTAAATCAATAGTTGATCTACATGAAGGTAACTTAACGATTAAGGTAGATGGAGATTTATTTACCGTGACGGTATCATTAAGGAGAATTGACCTGTAA
- a CDS encoding S-layer homology domain-containing protein: MNRKWIIKLLLAVSLVFVFQQSIFAFSDVSGDPAEKEILKLKERGIAKGMANDIFDPNGKITYATGVTFIVRALDLNIDHMRFIKEPKASDYYTNVRDDKWYASSFINAQFNGIELANDILPEETITKEQFADMLFKALTAKYDLAFITLWMEIDDEADISPQYMESVQKLLISNIAELEDGQFNPKKEISRSEAAVMLYRTVLFVDSLN; the protein is encoded by the coding sequence ATGAACAGAAAGTGGATCATCAAACTACTTTTGGCAGTATCGTTAGTGTTTGTGTTTCAACAATCAATTTTTGCATTTTCTGACGTTTCGGGGGACCCAGCTGAGAAAGAAATCCTTAAGCTAAAAGAAAGAGGAATTGCGAAAGGGATGGCAAATGACATCTTTGATCCAAACGGAAAAATTACCTACGCAACTGGTGTAACCTTTATTGTTAGAGCATTAGATTTAAATATTGATCATATGCGCTTTATTAAAGAACCAAAAGCTAGTGATTACTACACCAATGTAAGAGATGACAAGTGGTATGCATCTTCCTTCATCAATGCTCAATTTAACGGCATTGAACTGGCTAATGATATTCTTCCAGAGGAAACTATTACAAAAGAGCAATTTGCTGATATGTTGTTTAAAGCTCTAACAGCTAAATACGACTTAGCCTTTATTACACTGTGGATGGAGATTGACGACGAAGCTGATATTTCTCCTCAGTACATGGAAAGCGTCCAAAAACTACTTATTTCAAATATCGCCGAGCTTGAAGACGGTCAGTTTAACCCTAAGAAAGAAATTAGCCGAAGTGAAGCTGCAGTCATGCTTTATCGGACAGTATTGTTTGTAGATAGTTTAAATTAA
- a CDS encoding sensor histidine kinase, protein MTYKQIKWLILLIPTITIGLWEYIRHEFLLPYISMELGNLLAPVIVFLVTMIFVLKLFTIFEQMKEDLEKEKSQKSILEEREKLSRELHDGIAQSLFLVSVKFNQLEQKEKQLNENDTYQKLKKTIQHIHEDVRQAIFNLRNAKNEEAFHWTNSLTSLIKNFKEDTRIPVDLDWKLHENKLSTKEKTELYACIKEALMNIRKHAKSKHVWIRSEDTLNGWTCFIEDDGIGFDPNMSDTGYGLQIMKDRAKAMKWNFVIERKEEKTQVMIRKVEK, encoded by the coding sequence ATGACCTATAAACAAATAAAATGGCTAATATTACTCATCCCAACCATCACCATTGGTTTATGGGAATATATACGCCATGAATTTTTATTACCTTATATATCGATGGAACTTGGTAACTTATTAGCTCCTGTGATTGTATTTTTGGTGACAATGATATTCGTACTCAAGTTATTTACTATATTTGAACAGATGAAGGAAGATCTTGAGAAGGAAAAGTCTCAAAAATCTATATTAGAGGAAAGAGAGAAATTGTCGCGGGAACTACATGATGGGATTGCCCAGTCTTTATTCCTTGTTTCCGTAAAATTTAATCAACTTGAGCAAAAAGAAAAACAATTAAACGAAAATGATACTTATCAAAAGCTTAAGAAAACCATCCAACACATTCATGAAGATGTCAGACAGGCGATCTTTAATTTACGAAACGCTAAAAACGAAGAGGCTTTTCACTGGACAAATTCCCTTACTTCTCTTATTAAAAATTTCAAAGAAGATACTAGGATACCTGTCGATCTCGATTGGAAGTTACACGAGAATAAATTAAGCACGAAAGAGAAAACAGAACTATATGCTTGTATCAAAGAAGCTCTCATGAATATTAGGAAACATGCAAAGTCTAAACATGTTTGGATACGATCGGAAGACACCTTAAATGGCTGGACCTGTTTCATTGAGGATGATGGGATAGGGTTTGACCCTAACATGTCAGACACGGGCTATGGATTACAGATCATGAAGGACCGAGCAAAAGCGATGAAATGGAACTTCGTAATTGAACGTAAAGAAGAGAAAACACAAGTAATGATTAGAAAGGTGGAGAAGTAG
- a CDS encoding response regulator transcription factor produces MDNYSVLVVDDEKEIRDGIEIYLKNEGITVIKAKDGIEAIEKLNEHDVHLILLDVMMPRLDGIATTFKIRENKNIPIIILSAKSEDMDKILGLQVGADDYMTKPFNPLELIARVKSQLRRYVKLGTYEGGEKLIDLHGLMLNQAAKEVKIHGETVKLTPIEFKIIELLMTNAGRVFSINEIYERVWKEPGFNAENTVAVHIRKIREKIEIDSKNPRYLKVVWGIGYKMEK; encoded by the coding sequence TTGGATAATTATTCTGTTCTCGTTGTTGATGATGAAAAGGAAATAAGAGATGGGATTGAAATTTATTTAAAGAATGAGGGAATTACGGTAATTAAAGCGAAGGATGGGATTGAAGCGATTGAGAAGCTAAACGAACACGACGTTCATTTAATTCTATTAGATGTAATGATGCCTCGCCTAGACGGGATTGCGACCACTTTTAAGATTAGGGAAAACAAGAACATCCCCATTATCATTTTAAGTGCAAAAAGTGAGGATATGGATAAGATCCTAGGTCTTCAGGTTGGGGCAGATGATTACATGACGAAACCGTTTAATCCATTAGAACTCATCGCTCGAGTAAAATCACAGCTACGACGCTACGTTAAGCTCGGAACGTATGAAGGTGGAGAAAAGCTAATTGATTTGCATGGACTAATGCTAAATCAAGCAGCAAAAGAAGTAAAGATCCACGGAGAAACAGTAAAACTAACACCAATTGAGTTTAAAATCATTGAATTACTGATGACAAATGCAGGGCGAGTTTTCTCTATTAATGAAATCTATGAACGTGTCTGGAAAGAACCTGGATTTAATGCAGAGAACACAGTTGCGGTACATATTCGAAAAATTCGTGAGAAAATTGAAATTGACTCTAAAAATCCAAGATATTTAAAGGTGGTGTGGGGAATTGGATACAAAATGGAAAAGTAG
- a CDS encoding phytoene desaturase family protein, whose amino-acid sequence MTNSVCVLGAGIGGLMAGAYLAKAGFHVTVIEKARTVGGSAGWYVRKDRIFPTGATIAFGLEDGGLFRKHLDNLGIQVDVLELSYPMDIVLPDREVSIFLDSYKWEQELRSKFSDRKHEVLEFWRKLNEISQVVLEVTRTGVSLPIHRFYDLGGLPMWLMKNPRSFVRLTRYFYWTVEDLMKKYNLENYVPLRQFLDAQLLDAVQTDVSEAALLPSSLALTIYRRGSFYVENGIGTISKKLACMIEELGGEVITSSRVKAVIYNKENKLWDVESAKCKKSFTFLINNTGVSFGAGTSYMEKEEFSWGALRIDTIVNEAACTQPLPFAYQMVVSSTSSLLKELLHGPLYVTFQKSFNKEGTLVSGELVMTASIHTYPDKWVKLSKEEYKKIKQDVMEELLSEIERVIPIKRHLLYVEAGTPVTYQKFVGKGEVGGFPLTVTNAILRPKSFRTKLPNLFIVGEQVFPGPGTLSSALSGYYAARAIIREHQ is encoded by the coding sequence TTGACGAATTCAGTTTGTGTATTGGGTGCAGGAATAGGTGGATTAATGGCAGGAGCTTATTTAGCGAAAGCTGGCTTTCATGTCACCGTAATTGAAAAGGCAAGAACTGTCGGAGGGTCAGCAGGCTGGTATGTTCGGAAAGATCGAATTTTTCCTACGGGTGCAACGATAGCATTTGGGTTGGAAGATGGCGGTCTTTTTAGGAAACATTTAGATAATCTTGGAATTCAAGTAGACGTCCTAGAGTTATCATATCCAATGGATATCGTTTTACCAGATCGAGAAGTTTCAATTTTTTTGGACTCATATAAATGGGAGCAGGAACTACGTAGTAAATTTTCTGACCGAAAACACGAAGTTCTAGAATTTTGGCGAAAACTAAATGAGATTAGTCAAGTTGTTCTAGAGGTTACTAGGACAGGTGTGTCTCTCCCTATCCATCGTTTTTATGACCTAGGAGGTTTGCCTATGTGGTTGATGAAAAATCCAAGGTCATTCGTTCGGCTTACTCGGTATTTTTATTGGACAGTTGAAGACTTAATGAAGAAATATAACCTAGAAAACTACGTTCCACTTCGCCAATTCCTTGATGCTCAACTGTTAGACGCTGTACAAACCGATGTTAGTGAGGCAGCACTACTGCCTTCTAGTTTAGCCTTAACGATTTATCGGAGAGGGAGCTTCTATGTAGAAAATGGAATTGGTACGATTAGCAAAAAACTAGCATGCATGATTGAAGAATTGGGTGGAGAAGTTATTACAAGTTCTCGAGTAAAAGCAGTTATTTATAACAAAGAGAATAAACTATGGGATGTTGAAAGTGCAAAATGTAAAAAGTCTTTTACGTTCCTTATTAATAATACAGGAGTTTCTTTTGGAGCTGGAACAAGTTATATGGAGAAAGAGGAGTTTTCATGGGGAGCGCTTCGGATAGATACCATTGTAAATGAAGCAGCATGTACTCAACCACTTCCTTTTGCTTATCAAATGGTAGTAAGCTCTACAAGTTCATTATTAAAGGAATTACTCCATGGTCCCTTGTATGTGACGTTCCAAAAATCCTTTAACAAAGAAGGTACACTAGTTTCAGGGGAATTGGTGATGACAGCATCTATTCACACCTACCCTGATAAGTGGGTAAAATTATCTAAGGAAGAGTATAAGAAAATCAAACAAGATGTAATGGAAGAATTACTATCTGAGATAGAAAGAGTAATACCGATCAAGCGACACTTACTCTACGTGGAGGCTGGGACACCAGTTACTTATCAGAAATTTGTTGGTAAAGGGGAAGTTGGTGGCTTTCCTTTAACAGTAACCAACGCCATACTGAGGCCAAAAAGCTTTCGCACAAAGTTACCCAACCTGTTTATTGTCGGTGAGCAGGTATTTCCGGGGCCAGGGACATTGTCGTCTGCTTTGAGTGGCTATTATGCGGCAAGAGCAATCATAAGAGAACATCAATAA
- a CDS encoding CoA-acylating methylmalonate-semialdehyde dehydrogenase, translated as MTTKIGKLLKNYINGEWVPSSSTTKENVYNPATGEVLAEVPLSTKEDVDLAVQAANQAFITWGKTPVPKRARILFNYQQLIIKHAEELASLITQENGKNLEEARGEVQRGLECVEFAAGAPTLMMGSVLPDIATDIESAMYRYPIGVVGGITPFNFPMMVPCWMFPLAISCGNTFVLKPSERTPLLAERLVELFTEAGLPNGVLNIVHGAHDVVNGLLEHKDIKAISFVGSQPVAEYIYKTAAANGKRVQALAGAKNHSIVLEDCHMEKAIQGIIGAAFGSAGERCMACAVVTVVDEIADEFVAKLVQAANDIKIGNGIDPDVFLGPVIRQSHLDRVKNYIELGEKEQAKLLRDGRMDVKETENGYFLGATIFDYVTKDMQIWKDEIFAPVLSIVRVKDLEEAITIANESEFANGAVLYTSSGKAVREFRETIEAGMLGVNVNIPAPMAFFPFSGWKKSFYGDLHANGKDGVEFFTRKKMMTSRWF; from the coding sequence ATGACGACTAAAATAGGGAAACTACTAAAAAATTATATTAACGGTGAGTGGGTTCCATCAAGTTCTACTACGAAAGAGAATGTCTATAATCCTGCAACAGGTGAAGTGCTAGCTGAAGTCCCACTTTCTACAAAAGAAGATGTCGACCTAGCCGTTCAGGCGGCCAACCAAGCTTTTATTACATGGGGGAAAACGCCGGTTCCAAAACGCGCACGGATTTTATTCAATTACCAACAACTGATCATTAAACACGCGGAAGAATTAGCCTCATTAATTACGCAAGAAAACGGTAAAAATTTAGAAGAAGCCCGTGGGGAAGTACAGCGTGGTCTCGAATGTGTTGAGTTTGCAGCAGGTGCCCCAACGTTAATGATGGGGTCAGTTCTACCTGATATCGCTACAGACATTGAATCCGCAATGTATCGATACCCGATTGGGGTAGTTGGTGGAATTACCCCATTCAATTTCCCGATGATGGTGCCATGTTGGATGTTTCCGTTAGCAATAAGCTGTGGTAACACCTTTGTTTTAAAACCATCAGAACGTACACCACTGCTTGCCGAACGTTTGGTTGAGCTTTTCACCGAAGCAGGCCTACCTAATGGTGTCTTAAATATCGTTCATGGAGCCCATGATGTTGTTAATGGCCTTTTAGAACACAAAGATATAAAGGCAATATCGTTTGTTGGCTCACAGCCGGTTGCCGAATATATTTATAAGACGGCAGCAGCAAATGGTAAACGAGTGCAGGCATTAGCCGGCGCGAAAAACCACTCAATCGTATTAGAAGATTGCCATATGGAAAAAGCAATTCAAGGAATTATCGGGGCAGCCTTTGGTAGTGCCGGAGAACGTTGTATGGCTTGCGCAGTTGTGACGGTCGTTGATGAAATCGCTGATGAGTTTGTGGCAAAACTTGTTCAAGCAGCAAATGATATAAAAATCGGAAACGGTATTGATCCTGATGTATTTCTTGGACCAGTTATACGCCAATCTCACCTAGATCGCGTAAAGAATTACATTGAATTAGGAGAAAAAGAACAAGCAAAACTCCTCCGTGATGGCCGAATGGATGTAAAAGAAACGGAGAATGGTTATTTCCTTGGTGCAACGATTTTTGACTATGTAACGAAGGATATGCAAATTTGGAAAGACGAAATCTTCGCTCCTGTTCTAAGTATCGTTCGAGTGAAAGATTTAGAAGAAGCCATTACAATTGCCAATGAATCAGAGTTTGCGAATGGAGCGGTGCTCTATACATCCAGCGGGAAAGCTGTCCGAGAGTTTCGAGAAACCATCGAAGCAGGTATGCTCGGTGTTAACGTGAATATCCCAGCACCAATGGCCTTCTTCCCATTCTCTGGATGGAAAAAATCGTTTTATGGTGACCTCCACGCAAACGGTAAGGACGGAGTTGAATTTTTCACACGTAAGAAAATGATGACAAGTCGATGGTTTTAA
- a CDS encoding NUDIX domain-containing protein: MPIRNSVKAVIVQDQKILTIVKQDENGESYYLLPGGGQEHGENFHETLARECREEIGAEVEIGDLLFIREYIGRNHEHAEFDYNVHQIEYMFVCHLIAGGEQIGIGSNPDDGQIGIEWLPMSSLLEYRFYPQTLRQYYLDYFNGVRHPVYLGDVN, encoded by the coding sequence GTGCCAATAAGAAATTCGGTAAAAGCAGTTATTGTACAAGATCAAAAAATTCTTACGATTGTTAAACAAGATGAAAATGGTGAAAGTTATTATTTACTCCCTGGTGGTGGTCAGGAGCATGGAGAAAATTTTCATGAAACCTTAGCAAGAGAATGTAGGGAAGAGATAGGAGCAGAGGTTGAGATTGGTGATCTGTTATTCATCCGTGAATACATTGGCAGAAATCATGAGCATGCAGAGTTTGATTATAATGTTCACCAAATAGAGTACATGTTTGTATGTCACTTAATAGCTGGGGGAGAACAGATTGGAATTGGTTCTAATCCAGATGACGGGCAAATTGGAATTGAGTGGTTGCCAATGTCCTCATTACTAGAGTACAGGTTTTATCCACAAACACTTAGACAATATTATCTTGATTATTTTAATGGTGTTAGGCATCCAGTTTATCTAGGAGATGTGAACTAA